The genomic interval ACCATCGATAATCTGTTCATCATCCTTCGCTCCTAACGTCACAGAAGTAAGTGATTGAGTTTCCCCTCTTGTGAATACAGCAGATCCGTGTGCCGCAGGAAGGTAGTCTATCTCGCTCCATATTGGTCTTACTGTACGCGTATCACGTCCATCTAAACGAATGCCTTCATTCAACACTAAGTTTCTAACGGCATCAGATTGAACGTCGTGGAAATATTTTTTGGTCAGGAAAATAGTATCATCGTCCATTTCTTCCTCATCAACCAAGAATTCAGCCTCTATTTCTTTAAATCGTTCACTACGCTCTTTTTTAGAAAGTCCAGATTTAGCTACTTCATAAACACGATCATAAGCAGCTGCAAAGATGGTTTCGCGCAATTCTGGATTAGAAGGCTCATGAGAGTACTCTCTTTTTACTTTTTTTCCAACCAAGTCGGCAAGCTCAAGCTGAGCCTGAATCTGAACCTTAATTGCCTGATGTGCAAATTCGATTGCTTCAAGCATCTCTTCTTCAGAAATTTCAGCAGCTTCTCCTTCTACCATGCCTATGTCACTAGCAGATCCCGCAACAATAAATTCTAACGTAGCACGCTCTAAATCAGATAGAGATGGATTAATTACTAATTGTCCGTCTATTTTCGCAACGCGGACTTCTGAAATTGGACCATTGAAAGGAATGTCAGATACAGCCAATGCAGCCGACGCAGCTAAGCCCGCCAAAGCATCAGGCATAGTATCTTTATCAGCAGATATCAAACTGATCATAACTTGCGTATCAGCGTGATAATCTTCCGGGAATAACGGACGTAAAGCCCTGTCTACTAACCTTGATATTAATATTTCATAATCCGATAGGCGCGCTTCACGACGTAAAAAGCCACCCGGTATACGACCTGTCGAAGCATATTTTTCTTGATAATCAACCGAAAGCGGTAAAAAATCTGTCCCTGGTTTCGCTTCCTTTGCAGAAACAACCGTTGCCAATAACATGGTATCTCCTTGTTTTACCACTACTGACCCGTCGGCCTGTTTTGCCATTTTTCCGGTGGAAATTTCAACCAGACGACCTTCGCCTAAATCGAATGATGTTTTAAATTCTGTGTAACTCATTTTGTTTCAATAAATACGGTTTCATCTTTCTGCCGTATCAGTCTAGTATATAAATTTTAATATTTCTAAAAATAAAAAGCCATCTCCGAATTTGGGATGGCTTTCTCAAAATTTCACTGATTTCTATTTAATAATATCTCTCAGTTTTAAGGCTTTGATAATCGCACGGTACCTTTCGATATCTTTTTTGTAAAGATAAGCTAACAAAGAACGACGTTTACCAACCAATTTTTGAAGTGCTAACTGAGTAGAAAAATCTTTCTTATTTTTCTTTAAATGCTCAGTTAAATGAGCAATACGATGAGTGAATAAGGCTACTTGGCCTTCTGCAGATCCCGTATTGGTTTCTGATTCAGCGAACTTCTTAAAGATATCCGCTTTGTACTCTTTACTTAAATACATTACTTGAATAATATTAAAGTGTGATTAATAAATTTTAGTGCAAAAATAGTCTTTATATCTTAAAATACAATGAATTGTGCAATTAATTTTTAATTTTGATTGCATGAAGACCTATTCTCGTTTTACGACAAGTTATCGTGTCCGCCCCGATGATATCGATATGTTTCAACACGTACATAATAGCAAATATTTCGACTATGTCCTTGCAGCACGGTATGATCAAATGCGTGACTGCTATGGTGTTACGATGGAAGACTTCATGGATGCCGGTTATGGTTGGGTTGTCAGAACGGCACATGTCGACTATAAGCGGGCATTAGTCATGGGGCAAGAGTTTACTGTAGAAACTGGAATCACAACCATGAATTCTAAAGGCTGTCGCGTTAGCTTTGAGATTAAAATTAAGGAAACCAATAAACTTGCTTGTGACGGGTGGTTTGATTATGTTCTAATCGATATCAAAACCGGTAAATCCACGATGGTCACTCAGAAAATGATCGATCAATTTTCAATATGAAACAATCGTCCTTCTAAAGCCAGATACGAATTTGGGAAGATCGATCGGCATTCAGTTAATAACGGATCTAGGTCTCTATACCTGGCTGAAAAATGTCCAATTAATAATTTTTTAGCACCCACTTTTTTTGCGACCATCGCAGCTTCTAAAGCAGTTGTATGGTATGTTTCTTTCGCTCGGCTTTCCATTTCATGCAAAAAAGTGGCCTCATGATATAAAAGATCTACCTTTTTGATGTATTGATGATAGCTGCCCGAATTGATTGTATCCGAACAGTAAGCATAACTTCTTGCTACTTTTGGCGGGAATGTTAAGTCTGCATTCTCATGTATCTGACCTTTTGTATCAATAAAATCAGCGCCGCGTTTAATCTCAGAAAATAGATGTGCAGGAATGTCCAGCTTATCGCAAACCTTGGTATTGATTTTAGCCAGCGGTGGTTGTTCTACAAAGCGAAAACCCGTACAGGAAATCCGGTGATCTAAAGGAAAACTATAAACCCGAACTTGCTCATTTTCCATGATCAATCGCTCTTTGTCATCAACGAGCGGAATAAAGTGAAGAGGGTAGCGCAGTATCGTCTCTGAATAACGTAGATGAATTTCTATAATTTCCTTGAGTGGTCCGGGTCCATAAATCGATAATTCCTCCCTTCTGCCATTCAGGTGCATTGATGATAGAAGACCAACTAAGCCTAAGTAATGATCGCCATGAAGATGGCTAATAAAAATATGTTTGATTCGGGAAGATTTAATGCCATACCTATTCAACTGCAGCTGCGTTCCTTCTCCACAATCTATTAGGTATAGCTTATTGTCGATATTTAGTACTTGTGATGTCTGATTTCTTCCATAAGCAGGTGTTGCCGAATTACTACCCAATATAGTTAAATCAAACGTCATCGAATATCGTTACTCTTCTGATGTCGAAAAACCACGGAACTCTTTCTCGAGCTCTTCCATGAAGACAATATCTTCCGCCTCCTGAATAGTGGGAACTGATACCAAGACATCTTCTAGCTTACAAAGCTCAATTAGCTGTGTGATAGCCTCATTTGCACATGCTAATATAAAAACACCTCCCAATGCTTTACACATTCTGTGAGCCATTAATGCAGAGCGCAGCCCAGATGGGTCGATCGTTTCCACCTCTGAAAGGTCAAGCACGATATTTCGCTGTCCATCTGTATTGATTCGTACGAATTCCGATTTTACCTGTGGTGCTGCATTCCCATCCAAAACCTTCTCATGAGGCTTTAACACGACATAGCGTTCGTGTCTATCGATTGTAAATTTCATGCTGCTATTTTATCTTTTAATTTCTTGTTATTTTTTTTAACGACTCTAATATACTCTTTTCTACTCGATTATTAATGTCTTCCTGGTCAGGGTAAACAAATTTCTCTCCGATGATATGTTCATACAGTTCAATGTATCTGTTTGAAATGGACTCCACAATTTCGTCTGTCATTTCAGGAATCACCTCTCCTTCTTTACCTTGGAAATTGTTTTCAATTAACCATTTACGGACAAATTCCTTTGAAAGTTGACGTTGAGGTTCACCTCGGTCCTGTAAATCCTGATACGTATCGGCATAAAAATAACGTGACGAATCCGGTGTATGAATTTCATCAATCAAATAGATATCGTCCCCGATTTTCCCAAATTCATATTTTGTATCAACAAGGATGAGTCCCCTTTCAGCAGCTTCTTCTGTTCCACGCTGATATAACCTTCTGGTATAGTCTTCTAACCGTTCATAGTCCGCTCGGCTAACAACCCCATGTTTAATAATATCGTTGGCCGATATATCTTCATCATGTCCTACATGTGCTTTTGTAGAAGGCGTGATGATGGGTCGTGGTAATCGGTCGTTCTCACTTAGACCCTCAGGTAAAGGCTCTCCACATAATTCTCGTTTTCCCGCTTGGTATTCCCGCCAAGCATGTCCGGACAGATAACCCCTTATCACCATTTCAACTTTAAAGGGTTCACATATCCGACCTACACTGACCGTCGGGTCCGGTACATCAAGCAACCAGTTTGGTAGGATGTCTTCAGTCGCTTTTAGAGATTTTGCTGCGATCTGATTAAGAACCTGTCCTTTATATGGGATTGCTCGTGGTAATACAACATCAAATGCAGATATTCTATCACTCACAACCATGACTAGGTAACGGTCGGCTATTGTATACACATCTCGCACTTTCCCTTTATAGAAAGCTGTTTGCAGAGGTAGCGTAAAATTCGTTTCTTTCAATGAGTTCATCACTATCTATTCTTAAATATCACCGTATGCCTCTAAAATTCGTCTCACAAGTTTATGACGAACTACATCTGTCCCACTCAAATAGATAATATCAATGCCCTCAATGTTATCTAATAGTTTAATGGCGGTGTTCAAACCAGATTGCTGTTTTTTCGGTAAGTCGATCTGTGTTACATCCCCCGTGACGATAAACTTCGCGGTTGGTCCCATTCGGGTTAAAAACATTTTTAATTGCAGATCTGTAGCATTTTGCGCCTCGTCCAAAATCACGAAACAGTTGTCAAGCGTCCTTCCCCTCATAAACGCCAATGGAGCTACTTCGATTACACGGTTTTCCAACATATACTTCAGACGCTCTGCCGGAATCATGTCATCGAGTGCATCGTAGAGCGGTCTTAAATATGGGTCTACCTTTTCTTTCAGATCCCCCGGAAGAAAACCTAGATTCTCACCTGCTTCAACGGCTGGGCGGGTCAAGATAATTCGCTTCACTTCCTTGTTTTTTAATGCCCTAACCGCTAAAGCTACCGCTGTGTAAGTTTTGCCAGTACCCGCTGGACCAATAGCAAAGAGAATATCATTTTTCAGAATGCTATCCGCCATTTTTCGTTGATTTGGCGTACGTGCTTTGATAATCAGCCCATTAGGGCCGAAAACAAGAGGCTCTCCCGTTTTTGAGCCTTTGGTATCCTCTTTTTTTACCTCCTTGTCGTCTCGTCTGATATCGAAAATATTCTCTACATCTTGAGCATTGAGTCGATTAAACTTTTCGACGTGTGCTAGTACCGACTGAAAATAATCTTGAAAAGCTGTTAGCTCATTATCGTCACCCAAAACTTTAAAATCTGTACCTCTGGCCACCATCTTTAATTTTGGAAACTGTTTTCTGATTACTTCAAAGTTTTCATTTTCAGGCCCCCACAACACTGATGGGTCCACGTGTTCCAGATCAATCTTTACTTCATTCAAATTTATGTAATTTAAGACGTTATTTATTGTGCAATAAAAATTGAATATTTGCAGTGCAAAATCCTTACGCAAGATTACTAATAATGGCGGATAAAAAAAAGCAAAATAATTCTGCTTATGTTTGCAAAAAAATGAATTGAAAACTAATTCAGACTGTAGGAGGTATTTAAAATAATGGGTATTATCACCTTAACGACAGATTTAGGACATAAAGACTTTTATCAGGCTGCTTTAAAAGGCAGTTTGTTATCCTTATTACCAGCCGTTAGAATTGTTGATATATCACATGATATTACTCCCTTCGATCTTCAACAAGCCGCTTTTATTATCAAGAACTCCTACCATTATTTTCCAAAGAAAACGGTTCATTTGATTGGTGTTGATTCGGTCTATAATAAAGAGACACGATACCTTGCCATGAAATATAAAGGCTATTATTTTATCGGTGCTGACAATGGTATTTTTTCATTGATATTTGATGACCATCCCGAGGAAATTGTAGAAATTTCAATTATACAAGATTTGAAATTTCTACACTTCCCGTTGACTGATATTTTTGCGAAAGCGGCTTGTCATTTAGCCAAAGGGGGCAAACTCATAGAAATAGGCGAGCCGGTTGACAGCTTGGTAGAACGAAAAATATTGGAGCCGATCGTAGACGAGGATTCCATCAGGGGACGCGTTATATATATCGATTCTTTTCAAAATGTTATAACGAATATTCACAAGGAGGTATTTACTCGGGTGCAACGAGACCGTCCTTTTGTTTTATATTTCAAGCGTAACGAAACTATTAGTCATCTGAGTTGGCATTACAACGAGGTTCCCGAAGGCGAAAAGCTATGTCTATTTGGGATCAGCAATTACTTAGAAATTGCAATTAACAAAGGCAATGCCAGTGGTCTGCTCGGTCTCAAAGCAGATGAGGTTGTTCGGATAGAATTTTTAAACAAATAAAATCATAATGTATTTTCATCGAAGTATAACTTTATTTGTGTTTTTCCTGTTTTCCTGCTTTCAGGTCTACTCACAAGATAGCCTTGCTTATGAAGTTCAACGCCAGCGTGTTAACGAACTTCTTGATCAACGAAGCGCACGTTTTGGTCAGTTCAATCAAAGCTTGGAAGCCCGAACAGGGATTTTCGGGTTAAAAACGAAAAAAGATATGCAGGCATCCATTGATATCCTGCGTGAGATCGTTCAAACCGACAATCATATTTTTAAGGAAACCAAGGTTTTATTGGATTATAAGGATATGGAGAAAACATTCATTTCCTATCAAGCCGAAGAAAATAAAGATCGAATCAACGGTTATGTCAACACCATTAGTAAACTCCAAAAACACCAAGAATCGCAAACGCTGCAAATTGAAGAACTGGAGAACCAATCCAGCCGTTATCTGACCCTACTGATCTTTTGTTTGATTCTTGTCATTATTTTGACAGTTCTACTCTATAAGCTCAAATTTAGATCTAAAACAAAAGGTATACAGTAATTCTTTATTACTTTTGATCCGATATAGATTTTCGTATTAAATAAACATGGCCCGTAAAGTATCTACGTCTAAAGAAGAGCTCCCAAAAGCTAAAATAAATAAAGACACATTAAAAAGTGTAAAAAAGTTATTAAAGTATCTCCAGCCCTATCGTACAAAGTTTGCCATCGGGAT from Pedobacter indicus carries:
- a CDS encoding phosphoribosylaminoimidazolesuccinocarboxamide synthase, whose protein sequence is MNSLKETNFTLPLQTAFYKGKVRDVYTIADRYLVMVVSDRISAFDVVLPRAIPYKGQVLNQIAAKSLKATEDILPNWLLDVPDPTVSVGRICEPFKVEMVIRGYLSGHAWREYQAGKRELCGEPLPEGLSENDRLPRPIITPSTKAHVGHDEDISANDIIKHGVVSRADYERLEDYTRRLYQRGTEEAAERGLILVDTKYEFGKIGDDIYLIDEIHTPDSSRYFYADTYQDLQDRGEPQRQLSKEFVRKWLIENNFQGKEGEVIPEMTDEIVESISNRYIELYEHIIGEKFVYPDQEDINNRVEKSILESLKKITRN
- a CDS encoding SAM hydrolase/SAM-dependent halogenase family protein → MGIITLTTDLGHKDFYQAALKGSLLSLLPAVRIVDISHDITPFDLQQAAFIIKNSYHYFPKKTVHLIGVDSVYNKETRYLAMKYKGYYFIGADNGIFSLIFDDHPEEIVEISIIQDLKFLHFPLTDIFAKAACHLAKGGKLIEIGEPVDSLVERKILEPIVDEDSIRGRVIYIDSFQNVITNIHKEVFTRVQRDRPFVLYFKRNETISHLSWHYNEVPEGEKLCLFGISNYLEIAINKGNASGLLGLKADEVVRIEFLNK
- a CDS encoding PhoH family protein; the protein is MNEVKIDLEHVDPSVLWGPENENFEVIRKQFPKLKMVARGTDFKVLGDDNELTAFQDYFQSVLAHVEKFNRLNAQDVENIFDIRRDDKEVKKEDTKGSKTGEPLVFGPNGLIIKARTPNQRKMADSILKNDILFAIGPAGTGKTYTAVALAVRALKNKEVKRIILTRPAVEAGENLGFLPGDLKEKVDPYLRPLYDALDDMIPAERLKYMLENRVIEVAPLAFMRGRTLDNCFVILDEAQNATDLQLKMFLTRMGPTAKFIVTGDVTQIDLPKKQQSGLNTAIKLLDNIEGIDIIYLSGTDVVRHKLVRRILEAYGDI
- a CDS encoding polyribonucleotide nucleotidyltransferase, producing MSYTEFKTSFDLGEGRLVEISTGKMAKQADGSVVVKQGDTMLLATVVSAKEAKPGTDFLPLSVDYQEKYASTGRIPGGFLRREARLSDYEILISRLVDRALRPLFPEDYHADTQVMISLISADKDTMPDALAGLAASAALAVSDIPFNGPISEVRVAKIDGQLVINPSLSDLERATLEFIVAGSASDIGMVEGEAAEISEEEMLEAIEFAHQAIKVQIQAQLELADLVGKKVKREYSHEPSNPELRETIFAAAYDRVYEVAKSGLSKKERSERFKEIEAEFLVDEEEMDDDTIFLTKKYFHDVQSDAVRNLVLNEGIRLDGRDTRTVRPIWSEIDYLPAAHGSAVFTRGETQSLTSVTLGAKDDEQIIDGAFIHGYNKFILHYNFPAFSVGEVRPNRGPGRREVGHGNLAMRSLKKVLPTGEENPYTIRVVSDILESNGSSSMATVCAGSLALMDAGVKISSPVSGIAMGLIMDEETGKYAVLSDILGDEDHLGDMDFKVTGTEKGIVACQMDLKINGLKWEVLTEALNQSKEARLHILGEMMKTISEPREDYKPHAPRIVSFAIDKEFIGAVIGPGGKIIQEMQRETGATISIEEVDNKGIVQVFADNKQAIDDAVGRIKNIAAKPEVGEIYEGKVKSIMPFGAFIEIMPGKDGLLHISEIDWKRFETMDGIFNVGDIVKVKLLDIDKQGKLKLSRKVLIPRPEKNESK
- a CDS encoding acyl-CoA thioesterase; this translates as MKTYSRFTTSYRVRPDDIDMFQHVHNSKYFDYVLAARYDQMRDCYGVTMEDFMDAGYGWVVRTAHVDYKRALVMGQEFTVETGITTMNSKGCRVSFEIKIKETNKLACDGWFDYVLIDIKTGKSTMVTQKMIDQFSI
- the rpsO gene encoding 30S ribosomal protein S15 gives rise to the protein MYLSKEYKADIFKKFAESETNTGSAEGQVALFTHRIAHLTEHLKKNKKDFSTQLALQKLVGKRRSLLAYLYKKDIERYRAIIKALKLRDIIK
- a CDS encoding ribonuclease Z, with translation MTFDLTILGSNSATPAYGRNQTSQVLNIDNKLYLIDCGEGTQLQLNRYGIKSSRIKHIFISHLHGDHYLGLVGLLSSMHLNGRREELSIYGPGPLKEIIEIHLRYSETILRYPLHFIPLVDDKERLIMENEQVRVYSFPLDHRISCTGFRFVEQPPLAKINTKVCDKLDIPAHLFSEIKRGADFIDTKGQIHENADLTFPPKVARSYAYCSDTINSGSYHQYIKKVDLLYHEATFLHEMESRAKETYHTTALEAAMVAKKVGAKKLLIGHFSARYRDLDPLLTECRSIFPNSYLALEGRLFHIEN
- a CDS encoding STAS domain-containing protein yields the protein MKFTIDRHERYVVLKPHEKVLDGNAAPQVKSEFVRINTDGQRNIVLDLSEVETIDPSGLRSALMAHRMCKALGGVFILACANEAITQLIELCKLEDVLVSVPTIQEAEDIVFMEELEKEFRGFSTSEE